The nucleotide window TTTTTGGTGATCATTCAACAAATGCACAGAATCCTAATTAGGTAAGGCGTTTTTCCCACTTCGCCTGAGCAAAAGGATGCGACAAAGTAAGCAGTTTGCGACAAAGAAATTATCCACATAATCCTCTAGTCATAGATCTTACGCAACACttcattttcactctctctgGTTACCTAGGCTATATGGCCCCAAGAAAGCATTACCTAGaccaaaaaaacattttatttcctttatttttatattgaattttgcCCCACCCATCAATGGGACCTTTCTGacaatacaacataaaattcattttctgTAACTCTCTATGGACACCTAAGTGGACCAAATTAACCAGCTTGGACTTCCAAAGAGCCGTACTGATCAATTGGTTTTATAAGTACTATGGACATGCAAAATCCTGTCAACGGAGTGGAATTTCTTCCCACTTTCAGCTCACTGGTTAGGTGTTAATTCATATCTCCTTGACTGGGTGTTTGTCAATCGTCATAAGCCACATGTACAcatgaataattaatttgaagtgCTGAATTGGCATATATTAACATTCAACAACCAGATTTCAACCAGTTCAGAAATTTCCAAAACAAATCAGAAGAGTTCCAGGTAACCCCGAGACAGTTTCTTGGCAGGTTTTTGGATCTGACTAAAACCAACCAAATTTTAAGTTCTCTCAAATGTAAGCCGGAAACCAGAGAATATCTTTGTTGAAACACAACAGTACACACGCACACAACATAAAAACGTGGGGAAAAACACACttaaagcaaagaaaataagaactcTTCTACACTTACAGTAAAAGTGCTGCAGAGTAATCTACTTTATTCAAGCCAATCCCGGCATTGAACTTGGTGAAGGAAGCAGAAGCTGTATCAAATCCAACTTCACCACCCAAACTGAGATCCTTGCTGCCAATTGCAGCTGAAAGCTCCAAAAGAGGAGTTGGGTTCAATCCAATACTGGAATCAATTGCTGCATGAGGATGAAGATACTGAACATCCAGCTGAGGTACAATGCAGAGAAAATGTCAAATATTTCCAGAGTAGCTTGGAACCGAATTTTATACttaaccatttatttttttgataattaattttatacttaccattaaaatcatctatataaaaatcCATATCCCCAGTTTAAGACTTTCCAAAACAATAGCTAATATGAGCCAAAATAAATGGGCTTCTAAAAGCTCCTACAGGTTTCTAAAACAAAAccttttataacataaaatgacaTATTGAAGACCATGGGACAGGTAAGGGAAGGAAAAATACGGAAAAAACTACCTATACATTCATATATTATCCAACCACCTACAAGTAATAAATCTATGAATAAACTAACCCTCTGGTTCCAATACGatcaaatcattttaaattGTATGTTACTGACCTTGCCAGACTTGTGATCAGGAATTTTGAAGCTAATTGCTGCTTTGGTGCTTGGCAAGATATCACTCACAGTCACTTTTGTAGACACCTGCGAATAGGTAAATTAGAAATACATTAAAGCTGTTGGGAGTAGACAACAGATGTTGGTAATACAACATAAGGGCCAATAATAGGCACACCTAGTACCCTCACAACgatagtaaaaaagaaaaataaaaaaagttgttgTAAGACTGGTTTTTCGCCTCTTACATTAGAATAAGTATCAACTTTCACATCCACAGTAGTGTTTCCACTCTTGTACAGGGTACTTATGTCacccaaaaaaaattgatccCTCTTCAAGCCTGTAGCTGTAAGTCCCTGCCATACAAAAGTCAAGTATGAAAACAGGTAAGGTACACAACATCATATGCAAGAAGGAGGAAGACTAAAAAACTGTTCTTGCAAAAGATAACAGAAATGAGAGAGCAGTATTTTTCGCATTGAGTCCCCACAACATGAGGAATGACCAATTGAAACGTCATTCTTCATGCTCAggaaaagaataagagaaaaacaAACGTCATTGTTCAAAATAATTGGCTTTGGTGACCAAAACTCAGAATATAAAATATCTACaaacaaatcccaaatattttttgaaaaacatatttgGATATAATGTGTACAATAATACACATCCAGAATATTGACTTGGATCCTCAAGACATGTGAGAACTTTCgagttgaaaaacaaataaTCCGGATCATTCTAGCAAACAAGTCAACCACTCTAACCAAAAAACATAAGTTCTGGAAAATAAGGAACCTAAAACCAGAAAATAGGATCACACAATACCAGCCCAGTAGAGCTCAACAATGACAGGGTAAACTTGTGGTCGAAGTTGTAATCCTTGGTCAATAGGTCTGCATAGAGGTGcaaatttaaacacaattaaaATTGTCAAAGCAAGATAATGCACAGTTTGAATACTCTAAAATAATCCATGATGGCACAAAGCAACAAAGGAATGAATTTCATGGGAGCACAGAGCCAAGGATGTAGATGTAAGGCTCTTCATAGTGTATGCGATATCAAAGAGGATTAAAATTATGCATGGGATCGGTTCCTTCGTATAGTccccatgttttttttttggcacctggtgtccaagaacaacgtcccaactaatcccggggATGCGCAAGTATTTTCCCACAAGTGCATCTGGAGTAATTTAAGGGGATTTTTCCTCAGTCCAATGTCCCTTAAAGCTTGTTTGCACCTAGTgggattcaaaccttagacctagagggagcatacgtccaagaccaaggcctttaccacttgagccaaccttCAGGGGTCTGGGTCTCCAGGTTGACgcataatagaatatataagaGTCTATTTGATAATGGTTCACAACATAGAGCAACGACTCTCATTACTTCATTAACACAATGATAATGATAGGCTTTTCAAATATGTAATTTACCATCTTTGtgccatttattttcaaaatcagaaTTGCACATTTGCTTGGGCTCAAACCTTGCCatataaatttagttaatatatttatatatacatttattatTGACTctccttttttaaaaattatttcaagtacCTTCTGTCCATCAAAGGTTCCTGCCCACAGAAAATTAATcagatatataatattctaCAACCATGACTTACATTCCAATCATCTAGTACATTACTTTGCATAGGCTCAATATTGTATATGCTCCATTTCAAGGATGTGtactacctataaaaaaaaggatGTGTACTCACATTtgtcaaaagttcaaaaccttGCAGATTTGCTTAGTTTTAACAGGTCAACTCTTGCCAGTCAgaactcataaatatatttttcagagaCGGCTCATCAGATGCAACAAACAGAAAATTCGACAAATTGGATTAGGCCtgatttgagaaatattatatcGGTAGAATGATCTGTGAATTAAGACAGGAGCTAGCTGTTGAATTTACTCAAACACTTGGCGGGCTACTGGcaacttctttctctttcctagAAACATCAGCCATTTGTAATTACTGTTACCATTTACAGGGTTGTTAGATCAGGGTTATTAACGCCTGTTTACTTTACCTTCTACTCCATCCCAATGTCCGCCTCAGCCTTACAATCATAAGAAACATGGCAAATGCAGTCTCATCGACACATTCTGGAAGGTTTATTCAGCTAAATTACCTTAACATTTACAATACCTCCCCTACCCTGCCTtccagaaaagagaaaaaagggaaagagattcTGTCCATGGTAACCCTAAAATTAAAACCTCCAAAATTATATACAGGTTCCATCCTCCTGAATCCTGATAGAATATACAAAATATGCAGCCGAATCTATCACTGTTACGACATGTGACTTTTGCATTGTTGCAACTTAgtgccaatttttttaaacaaaattcaaGAATGCTACTCATGCCACAAGCTCAACACTTATAGAACATGATAAACAATgcaacttcaaaaaaaaaaatgtttgcatGTGCCTTGCACTATAGATCTTCTAAACTGTGGGCAAAATTGCAAGGAAATGAAACAAAAGAGATCTTGTAATAATTCAATGATAAGGGCTCTACAGCCCATATCAACCAAACCTGAAGCCCAAAAACACATACAACAAAACAACCTGTAGGACGGTTTCATATAGGGGATACCTTTTGCCTTTTTGCCTATGTCTGAAAATGACGCTGGACAACTGGCCATATTCAATTAGAACGAGAATAGTTCCACACCCTGTGCCAAAAAATGTGACAATATACCGTAAGTTGTAGCATTAGCGCAAATGGCACTTCCTTCCATAAGAATGTAGCGGAGGGTAAAGTAATGAACTAAGATGGACTGGGCGCGATGTAACATACTCATAAAAATGTTTTGCAAAGGACGTATTAAAACGGCGGGTGCATCGCAAGGAAAGCAAATCAGATAATCAAGAAATCAGTTTTTTGGATGTGAAAATGGTGGCTGACATTTGATTTGGAGAATTCTAAAGCCATACAAGGAACCCCGATTTTAATCAATCAGCAAAACCACATATAATCGTAGAAGAAGTAGCAACAGAGCAAGCTCCAAACTATTagtctcaaaatttcaaatctatTCACTTCGAAAGCAGCTTCACACAATAGGATCACACGCCCCAGAGAGGGAGATGAATACATACAGGGAGAAGTCGGCGTAATTTCTGTAAGAACAGAGTTGGAGGTGAACGCCGACAAAGAAACCCTGATGCGGCTTAGGCGACCCCGCTTCAGGCGACAGCCgtctatttatttatctatttatttaaatcGCCCAAGAGCGAGCGAGTACGTGAGCGTTGATTGGATAACGGTAATTACAGTAAGCGTTGATTGGTCGGTGAGACTGCTAAGTCACCACGCGTACTACTTCAGATTTTCACAACTCTTTTAACCCTAAGTTTTTCTtctagagaaatgatttgtacaagtttcaaatagacaagtctcatacaaactcttgtaaaaaagtagaccccatcttaaaaaaatataaaaaaaactattctttattagtgggatccattattttacaaaaagtttgtatgaggcttatctatttaaaacttgtatctagtattactctttaaCCTAACTTGGCATTTAGTTCGCATAAATCGACTTAACAATCCATAAATTATCAGCACACCTTACAAATTAGCATATCGTTTATTTGTAAAGTTTCAAGCGGTGCAATGAGCTAGCAAAGTTGCAAATCGTTTATTTGCAAAAATTCAAGAGATGCAATGATTCAACATATTTACAAAAGTTCAAGCGGTGCGATTGTCAACGTGCTCTATAGTTTATTTGCAAAGTTCGTCGAGATAGTTAAAAACAAATGGCCAAACACTCTATTTTGCACCATCGAAACAGAGTAACCTttccccaccgtgagccacaaCCAAGCCACCTCACGGCGCCAGACTTTGAAGAACCAAACGTCAATTGGTGAAAAATATTTAGAGCACTGCTTAGACGTCAAtcggtgtaaaaaaaataagagcaCCACTTAGATGAATCTAATTTTGAGGACTACAGTTCGGCATAATTTCGTTTATTTGCAAAGAGTCGAGAGGTGCAATGATTCAACATATTTACAAAGGGTCAAGCAGTGCAATTGTTAACGTGCTCTTTAGTTTATTTGCAAAGTTCGTCGAGTTAGTTAAAAACAAATGGCCAAGCACTCCCATACAGAGAAACAAGAATcagagaaacaaaaataagaataaaaaaacttgaacaATACGATGATCTATGTGATCGATCAAATAGTAAGAACATAGAGCATTTCCTATgcaatccaaacaaaacatgTTGCATTCACTTTTATGGGAATCTCCATAAATGGAGTAGGGAATGAAGTAACTTGCTCTTAGAAACCTTCGCATATTCATCACAAGACAATCATACATAAACACAACATGCAAgcacgtgattatttttatgcttCAATTTCTGAAGATGCATAGGCTTCTTATACTTTATATGTTTGTTCTGTGTCTCAAGCTCTAGCATGGTGCAAGCAGAAAATGCGCATGCTCCTTCCCAGAAGCTAACGACGTCGACGCTGCCAACGACGTCGACGCCACCAACGAAGTCTCTTTCTCCGTCCATTTCTCCAGTGACTTCATCGACGGCTTCTTCTGCTGTTTCTCTGGAGTGGGTGAGCGAAGGCGGCTGTCTGAAGCGGCAGGACATGAAaatgagagacagagagagagagacttaggGAGAGAGCGAGTTTTTCACGACGTTGCCATGTTCGGAAACTTCACCTGCACTGGTTTTGTGTTGGGTGAGGGTGGTTGTGCACAACTTGGATTTGGCATATCTATGGTTGAGGAAGGCAGTGAGGGTGACATCATGAGGAGCTACCGTCCGTCGTGCTTAGTTGCTGCGGTGCTCCTTTTTGTGGGGTTAAAACAGGGGCATTTAGTTCTTCTTCATCCATGGTTGGTTGCCCATGTGAAACAACGCTAATATTCTTTACCTTCCATGTTCGTCCCACGCTCTCTCGAggtaaaattaaaacaaatattgccattttttttctgctctctctctgtttttatttctttttaacgaaacacttttaatttgtttcaggtttaaactaataaaaaaatcctctaaatattattttctattttacattcatttttatattttaaaattgaagttTAAATCGGATTATTGCATGGGATAAGTACACCGTTTGCAAGCAATGCAAAAATCGGATTATTTTGATGACAGTATCGGCCACTGGGCTTGGGAAAGGTGGCTGCTTATTGGAGAAGCCTACCGTTGAGAAGATGACGCCTGAGATAAATTGTTAGGCACTTTTTTTTAAGTACCccattattaatgaatttattattttaattaagactTTATGATCTCCATCGTAGTTGAATAAATTGTTAGAGAGCCTAGAAGGTGCAACCCTCGCACACCAAGAGAAGAAAATGGTTAAATTTGGGCAACTGAAAGTAGTGAATATGCAAGTATTTGATTgattgttttgttttacttcTTGATTTGGTTGGTAGGTTTGCTGGCTTTAATGTCTATCTTTTGTGGGCTGTACAAAGTTTCAGTATTAGATGGATGCGTATGCTTAAGTAAACTCAAGTCACGCAGGAGATGGTGGAGGACAGAAGTTGTGGACAGTGGATCGGCTCTGCAATGTTTTGgttagaaataattttgtattcatatatatattaaatcccATTTTATAACCTACATATTCAGATATATACAGATTCGGATATATTTTACAATCACTTTTCTATTTTATGACAATCCGCGCATTACATGGGTTATAGGCTCGTTAAAATAATTGTGGAacccaacaatttttttttatcaatcttttCTACCTTGTcacacatttatataaaataaaattagattagaagatgtttgaaaatatttttcatcttgtctaatctcatctcatttactaatttctaaacatcatttaaatataaacactttcaaactaatcagtacaactttcacaaactttcaaacaaaatacaaaaactaattcaaaattttcaaatctcaaaataaaaataatattaaaaattatattctaacaatattttaattttataatatttttattcaactttttctctcttttttaccaaaattctataaaatatcataactcaaattatttttctattatttacagatttctcatttcatctcattccctaGGCCCAAATATcacctaaaaaattataaaatcataattatatataaaagaaaagtgtGCATGCTACGTACAcatacaaagagattatacaaaaataaatttacaaaatgacgtgattttatatgattcgttagatttattttatatataataaaataactttactaTATGATGTATCACACTGCAAGCTACGTAACTTATTGAAAATAAGGATAAAATGAACTTTTATCATAATTTCATGTCGTCCCATAAATCAACCATATTATACAACACTGTGCATTCATATGGTTTTTATGAGACCCAGAAACTTGCCTAAGAAATTTTAGATTTGGACCCCTTGAACCAATCACTAAATTCCGACAACGTACAAAAGCCCATAACTAGAACCTGATTCAATGAATAGAAACCtccaatgaaaataataaaacaaaaatagctAGTGATCAGGAATTGATGCTCTAAGGGATATGATACAACTTAGATGGTTTCAAACTAGCAGTGACATTGAAATACTTCAATGTCCGGATCCACTTCTCCTGGTCCTTTAACAAATGAACCGCGATCGTGCCTGGCCAAAGCTCGTGCGTGCATCTCGTGGGCGGATCTGGAAAATTGTACATAGACCACTTAGCATTGTGCCTGTTCTTAGCACGATTCCCTTCTCGCATCCAGTCCCCAAAAGTCTTGTCCTCAGATCCTATCGTATGGTTCTTAGGAATATCAGATTCCTTAATCCACTCAACTATATCCCAGGAAACCAAATAGCCCATCCCCGACATGTAATGCACAAAGGGATCCATGCTCGGACATGGAATAACATAACCATAGTACAAGTCTTCTCTAGGCAATGGTCTCAAAGAATCCACCAAATTGTTCACCCTGAAATAGGAATCGTCATCGGCTTTCATGACATAATGATATGGTGGGTAAGGATCAACATTTGTAGTACTGTCGGTTAGCATTTCTGGCAAGCTTGAAAAGTAGGTATAAGTCTTACCCTGCTTCATGTTCTCTTTGCAATCGAGGATTATGATATCGTCGTAACGCATTATCTCTAGTGCAACAAGCACCTTTTGGTCCTCCTTTGTTAGGTTGCAGAACACGAACTTGATGTCAACTTTGGCACCCACCGGAGATTGCTGTGTGCCGTAGACGAGACGGAGGAGGTGACGGCGGTGGTATTTGTCCGCAAGTGTTAGAATGCCAATGAGTATTCGAATATCATCCGAGGAATTAGCATTTGTGGCTAACAAGTCTTCCGATGATAATGAGTACTTATAATAGGATTGTGAGGGCATGTACTTGGCTAGAGCACAAAAATTCAACAGGCTAATAAATCGGACTTCATTGATTGACCCTAAGATGCAAAGGAACAAGATGATCAAGAAGAAAGCAGAAACTACAAAACGTCTCGGGTCAAGCCTTGCTCTCTTCATTTCTATGACTCTATTTGACAACTGAACCCAGAACTGATATGGTTTAAGCAGTGAGAGGTACTGTgcgtgtatattatatatacgtgtcatgtgtgtgtttgtgtgaaTAGGTTTTGAATGCAGGGCCTTATTGATCAGACCGTTCGTAAATTTCTTAGATGAAACGCATGCATTAGTTGTCAATTTCGTGCTAATTAGACTAGCTACGATGCATTTTGACTTTCATTAAAGTAAGGGATCGAGGTGATCATGGAGGGGAAAAAGGAATGGACTGATCAATGAATTTACTTATAATATGATACGTCGACATATGCCATCATGTGTTCTATCTATATTATGGTAGACGGCAGCATCGATCACAGAGCTAGCTAACCTTTGAGTTgtctcatataaatatatatatatatatatatatatatagttgtactTATATTGATTTGCTTAAgaagtttttactttttatatgacatatataaagatttatacaaagattgataaatattatgagaCTCATTTTATGTATCTAATTGATCAGTCTCATGCTTGATCTTAAAATGGGtataaaaactctaaaaaatctcaatgatccAAAAAAATCCAAGCCTCGAAAAGGACAGTCATGAATTATTATTAGCTACTTTGGTCTTGCTAGCACATTGCCGAAGTACTGATTCGGTTTACTTTGCTTAATTAGGCATCTTTGCATGAACATGGCCGGTGGCTTCAATATCTTCAGCTAGCTTGCTTACTGCTCACAGTACTTGAATAGAAAGCAATGCCATTTACCCTGAAAACGGGCTATGTATCTATCCAAGAAGCTGATGCATGCTGGTACTTCTACCCCGGCCAGAATAGGGGCACCGGAAACACGAGTTGAATGAAAATCTTCCTGATTCGGCACCGAAATTTATTGGTTTTGACTTCAACTTTATCggcttagatttttggatttttttttatttgatttttcttttcacattttttaaatatatttaagtactttaaaaaaataaaacaaaatgaatatatttaaaatcacttcgtTAATCACTTcgtcaatccgaaaccctaaattgagttaggggtttcaattgaaaccccttaattttcaattttggagtttcggattgaaaatttgaaaccccttaattttcaacttaggggtttcaatcgaaACCCCTAAAATTTGTGgatttcggattgaaccccctcaaattatgtttttcaatttaggggtttcaagttatgttttatataattattttactatttaaaggTCTAATATTAATGGAAATAATAATGTGAttgataagtgcatgtttgaaattatgtcgtatgttgattgatttttttagtttttattgtgttgtggaatcaagaatgtcttctcaaagagaTTTCACTGATAGCTCTTCCACCCCTACCAGTACCTCTGCCCCAGAATctaaccctactccaacccctgggagtgggaatacaccttgccccgcccctaaacccacacaaagtaagaaacctgtttccgtagtttggtctcattttaccaaactagagggtggtgaccccaataacccacaagctaaatgtaattattgtggaaaaatatatggatgtcactataggaaacatggtacatcccagttaaaggtctatttagaggaacaatgcaagaagagtccaacATTAAGATCCTTACTGGAGAATGGTCAATTaagactagaaattggactgaaaaaaatggcggatgggagtagtggAGGTCCAACATTGAAGGGGTTCACAAAgtataatgttgatgagtgtataaggaagttagctcgtatggttgtcatagacgagctaccttttcagtttgtggatgggagagggttccaagaatttgtccaagaattggaaTCTAGATTTATGCTTCATTCTCGCCACACTGTagcaaaggatattaaaaagatgtactaaaaagataaagatgttttgaggggccaattggtGGGTTTGGTTGTTTACCTCACTATCGATACTTGGACTtctatccaaaattttaattatatgtctttgactatCAATTTCTTTGATTCTGACTGGattcttcataaaaagattatcaaattttgtcaaataacttatcacaagggtgagacaattgggaaggccttagaggcttcaataaaggagtgggggttgacacgggttttgacagtttcggtTGACAATACCTCATCTAATGATGTCGCATTGGGAtatctgaagacttatcttaaagaagcaaataagacattcttggggggtgaatatttgcatgttagatgttctgcacatatcttgaatctaattgtgattgaggggttaaaagatgttgataactcGATTGCACGAGTTAGActggctgtgaaatttgtgaggtcttctccttctagattagagaaattcaagattgctgCAAAGAgtgtgggcataacatcaaagaggggtctttgtactgatgttcctaccagatggaactcaaccttcttgatgttggtgGCGGctcaagaatataaaaaagcctttcaattatcgggtgatgaagacattcaatatgtcaaatactttgatgagcacggggatttaggattgcctaatgatgatgattgggagatAGTTGCtatatttgttgattttcttgggcTGTTTTATGATGTCACGTTGAAGTTATATGCTTTTTTGCACCCTACATAGGGGTGATAATCGGGCGGTCCGGACCGGGAAAACCGACCGGTCCGGACAATTCGAGAGttgttccggtccggtccaaaaataagaggaccgaattaattcggtccggtccacggtccggctggttttcggaccggaccggaccggaccggaccgaattaaatatatatataatttaataatttatatatattaagtatataattttcatttgactaattaacctaatcctatcactaattcatcattaagtaattattaactaatacacatttataagtttatactaatagtaatatttataattttatagtaatactaaattatta belongs to Juglans regia cultivar Chandler chromosome 8, Walnut 2.0, whole genome shotgun sequence and includes:
- the LOC108991154 gene encoding mitochondrial outer membrane protein porin 4, whose amino-acid sequence is MASCPASFSDIGKKAKDLLTKDYNFDHKFTLSLLSSTGLGLTATGLKRDQFFLGDISTLYKSGNTTVDVKVDTYSNVSTKVTVSDILPSTKAAISFKIPDHKSGKLDVQYLHPHAAIDSSIGLNPTPLLELSAAIGSKDLSLGGEVGFDTASASFTKFNAGIGLNKVDYSAALLLTDKGQALKASYIHLVNPVNGTAVAAEMTHRFSTKENSFTIGSSHALDPLTVVKTRFSDNGKVAMLCQREWRPKSLITFSAEYDSKANNVAPKLGLALALKP
- the LOC108991137 gene encoding hydroxyproline O-galactosyltransferase GALT3-like; amino-acid sequence: MKRARLDPRRFVVSAFFLIILFLCILGSINEVRFISLLNFCALAKYMPSQSYYKYSLSSEDLLATNANSSDDIRILIGILTLADKYHRRHLLRLVYGTQQSPVGAKVDIKFVFCNLTKEDQKVLVALEIMRYDDIIILDCKENMKQGKTYTYFSSLPEMLTDSTTNVDPYPPYHYVMKADDDSYFRVNNLVDSLRPLPREDLYYGYVIPCPSMDPFVHYMSGMGYLVSWDIVEWIKESDIPKNHTIGSEDKTFGDWMREGNRAKNRHNAKWSMYNFPDPPTRCTHELWPGTIAVHLLKDQEKWIRTLKYFNVTASLKPSKLYHIP